The region GGGTTAGATTCGTTGAAAGTGTGGTCAATGCCAGAGCAACGTGGAGAAAATATAGGTGAAACGTTCTCTCAGCATGACACACTTATTCCAACTTTTACGTTTAAAGATCGCGAGGAAAAACTAACCGTTGCTGTCAGCCATTTAAAAGATAAGCAGACACCATGTTTAGATGATATGGCGACAAATGAGCAGCTTTTAGATAGTGATTATCAAGGTTCTTGTGAGAATTTACGTGTTTCTGCTGCTGATTACTTAGGACAGAAATTGGCGGAGATTGAAGGCGAGAAAATTATCCTAGGTAGTTTAAACTCGTACGCTAGTGAAGACCCAATGTTAGTACTTACTCAGCGTGAGGGTATTAACGAAGAATATCAAATTCATGCCGCTATCAACACCTATGTTGATGATAAAAAGCTACATGGCGAAGCGGGAGGTGTGATTGAAACAAGTTATGGTTATGATAATCCATTACAGATTTTACACCCTAACTCTTATAATACAGTAAGCAATGATGCAGTTGGAAGCTTAGATTATATTCTTACCTCTGCGGGCCTGAAGTCTAAGATTATTGATGCTATGCAATGGAATATTAACGCGGGAGAGTCAGCGTTACTTTCCTACGAAAATGCAGCGGCTTTAGGTCAAGAATACCGTGATGAATTCCGTTCGGCAGTTCATGATCCTGTCGTCATTTCAATTTCATTTGATGGTAAACCGATTGAACCTGTTGATCCTATTTATCCTGAAAACCCAGATCAACCAATTGTACCAGGTACACCCGTTAAGCTTCCTTCTGAACCTCTGAATGAGCCTCGCCCAATCACTCCTGTTGATGGTCAAGGTTTTGAGCATTTTGTAGATTTAACGGCGGCAGGTGCTGGCACGTATCTTAAAGTGGGAGATGAGGTGGTTGTCAGTATCACTAATGCTAATGGCGCTTACGTAGCAACAGCCTCTAATGTTGCTAAAGATACATTAAATGAGTTTGAGATTGCATTAGGTTGGACAGAAGTTACTTTTAATCAAGGCTTATCAACTGGTGAGTATGCTGTGACGACAACGGTAGATGGTGAAATGATTGACTCATCAACATTAGTGGTTGCTAAAAATAGTGAAAGCGATGGTGGTAGTGCAGGAGTTAGTGGGTTATTAGCACTGCTTGGATTTGGTTTTTTGCGTAGTAAGCAAAATAAATAATCTTCAACTTTCTTATAGGAGAGAGGCCTAAATGCCTCTAATCAAAAAGTTATGAAAAAAATAGTATTAACCTTATTGATATCATGTGCTTTTAACGCTAATGCCGCTTATGAACAAGCTCATGATCCTCATGTTGTTGGTGGTTTACCGACATTAACTTGCCAAACTATGATTGTAGATCCACCTGTAGAACCTGGAGAGATTTATAATCCAAATGGCTATTATGATAGTGCGTTAAATAAATCAGGTGATGAGCTTAAATCAGCATTAAACCATATTATTTCGACGGGTATCACTAAGTTACCATACTCTTCAAGTAGCTTTGATGTGTGGGATGCGTTAGATATTACGGATGAAGATCCAAATAATCCGAATAACGTTATTCTAATATATACTGGGCGTTCTCAAGAGAAAGGTCAAAAATCAGGACAAGGTAATTTAGGTCAGGATAACTGGAACAGAGAGCATAGCTACCCTAAATCTAACGGTGGTTTTAATGATAAAAGTGCTTACGGTTATACTGATATCCATCATTTAAGACCAAGTGATGAATCAGTAAATGGTGCTCGTGGGAATTTAGAGTTCGATAACGGTGGCACTGAACTATCTGAAGCTCCAGGGAATAAAAGAGACAGCGATTCTTTTGAGCCTCGTGATGAAGTTAAAGGTGATGTAGCACGAATGATGTTCTACATGGCAACTCGTTATGAAGGACAGGACCCAAAAACTCCAGATCTAGAATTGGTTCCTTCGGTAACAGATAATGGAAATGCACTTGGTAATGTGTGTGCCTTATTAGAGTGGCATAAACAAGATAGTGTAGATACATTTGAATTTAATCGTAATAGTAAGATTCAAAATATTCAAGGAAATCGCAACCCGTTTGTTGATAATCCACAGTGGGTAGAAAGTATTTTTAATAAAGACTGTAAATAATAGAAACATTAAAGCGGCTTTCGTGAGAAAGCCGCAATTATTGTTTAATGATTAGGATGACTACTTGTTTTAATTAATGTTACAGACATTTCTTACGTTTTCTTTTATTGATATACATCTGCTTATCAGCTGTTTCTAATGCAGATTTTATATCATTATCCAGTAGAGCTGAGCCAAAAGAAAATGATAATTCTAAATTATGTTGTTTAAAATGTTGCTCAAAATTAGAACGGATAGTATACATTTTTTGATTAATATCTTTGATTGAGTGTGAATTTAAGCAAAGTACAAATTCATCTCCTCCGAATCGAATTAATAGATCTTCTTTCCTCAGTGATTGGTTGATAAATTGAGCGGACTTTCTTAATTGCTGATCTCCAAATTGATGACCATATTTATCATTAATATTTTTAAAACCATCTAAGTCAATGAAAACCATGGTGTTATATGCATCCATATTAATGTGGTCTAATTTTTCTTTTGTAAAACATGAGGTTAGGCTATCAATTGATATTTTAGCAGCGGTATCATCTTCATAAATAAAAATCACAATAAAGGTGTTATTAAAGTATTGTATTTTTTGACGATATGTGTGGAAATGAGTTGTTTGTGAATCAACTTCAACAGTTTCATTAGATATTAAAATATCCGACGATTTATTTAATAGCTGCTGATCAAGCTGTAAACATGTTTGATAATCAGGAAATCGAGCTAATACTTCCTGAACTGGCATACCAATGAGATCACAGCCTAAATAATCAATGTGCTTTTTGTTATTGTATATAGCTACACCATGTTCATCTCTTAAAATAAAGAGACAATTACAATGCTTCATTAGATTTGTAGTGAAGAGTATAGAAGGGGATTTAATTCCTTCTAGTAATTCTTGATATTTTTTGTTTAATACATCTAAATTGAAGTCATTATAATCGATAGCTAATAAGTTAAACGGGTCTTGAGGCTTTAATTTTTCTAGTGCTTTTGTTAATTCTTTTTCATTTTTTGCGATGTTAACGTTATAAATAAACCTATCAATAGGTTGAGCTTGAGGTGATAAATCAGTTTTTGACAATATATTTTTTATGTTACGATTGTTATCGAGTTCCGATAAAGGCAGTGGATATGAAAGGTGATAGCCTTGAGAAATAACAGAGCCAAAAGAATTAATTAAATTAAGTTGGTTTATATTTTCCACACCTTTAATTACAACTGTATTTCCTAAAAATGTATTTAACTTGTGATAAAGTGAGCGTAAAAAACAAAAGGATAGATAATCATCACTAATTGTACTAATGAGAGAGCGATCTATTTTTATATAATCAAAATTTAATTCTAGTAATGGGTCTGAATAAACACATTCAGTACCATAATCATCTAATGTTAAGAATATTCCTAGCTTCCTTAAACGTTTCATATTTATTTTAACTTTATTTATATCAAACGTCTTCTTATTGAAATTAAACTCTAAAGTAAATCCTTTATGTTCTTTAAAAATGGTTTCGCAATAAGTGAGGAAATCATCAGACTCTAAACTTTCTACTGAGATGTTAATCGATATATGAATATTATGTTGATAGCGTAAACTTAGTTTATCTGCAATCACATGAGTAATAACATCTTTATCAAATCTTACTTTGTCTTTAATGGTTGAAATAAAGTGCTGAGGTAATTCATTAGAGTGTTTGAACCTCAGTAGTGCTTCATAAGAGACAATAGAGCCCTTGAAGTAGTTTGGTTGATAAATAAAGTAGTTGTTCTCAAGCATATTATTGATGATATCCATATTAACGTTAACTCTAATTTATCACGCTTTACTAGACTGAGCCTACATGAACACCTGAAAATAACGAGATGAATGTCACATATATGTATGGCGTTGTTGATCAAATCAGCTAGAGATTTGGTCATTCCCATTTTTCTGGAAATCTAAATACTTGTGTTTCTTTCAGACATACCTAGTTGAATAATTGGGACTACGCAGTGGTATATTTATCAATGATAATGATTTGGCCATAAGATTTACGAAAGGTTCCCTGATTTAATCAATAAAACCATGATATATTGACCAATTTGTGGTGTGGCTCTGGGGGAAGATAACCAAAATATCTAACTATTTTTTAAATGCTAAATATTTTGGTTTTATTATTGATAACTATATTTAGATAATTAATCTAAATTACTATCACTCTTCTTAACTGAGACATTCACTTCTTTTAAGCCTGCATCTTCAAGTTGTTGTTTAATATTTTTTGCCATCAAGACTTCATTACTTTCATCTTGTGATAGTGGTATTTCTTCAAAATACAATTCACCAGTGTACTGGTCCTCCGCATAAAACATTCCTTTTACTCGTGCTTTTTTAGGTGACAATACTTTACCTAGCCAATAACGCGTGGCTTTAGATCCTGAATTTTGGGAAACCCAACTCCAATCCCATTTTTGATTAACGCCAGGGATATCACGGTGATCCCACTGAAAATCAAGGCTTTTTTGTTCACCCGCAAAATGACCAATGGCAAAAGTAGCAGTTTCTTCTGGTCTATCTTCTGGGTGAGATAATAAACCATTACCACTCCAGCGCATGAAGCCTGAAAAGCCAAGCTCATAAGAAACATCAGCATCAAACACGTATGGGTAAGAAACATCAGCTCGATAAACGTTTAATAATACCTTTAATGCACTATTTGCAGGCACTAATGGGCGAGCTTGAATCGTTACAGTATTACTTTCATCTCCTCCATTGTTTTCTCCCCAGCCTTGAGTTGCCCCTATTGTAACTTGAATCGATTTATCTACACCTCCTGTAACTTGTGGGCTTTTAAATGAAGTGCTTACAGCAATGCTCTCACTAAAGCTATAATCATTATGCTGAGACCAGTTAGTTGATGTTTTATAATTAATATCAATTACATATTGTTGAGGGATACTCGTTTTATTAATAGCACTTGATGAAATAGTGTTAATTAATTTCTTATTAGAATTTACAATATTACCATCAACATGGAAGGATTTAGGGTCCATTGTATAAGAAAAGTTTGTCACACTGATTGTACTTTTTTCGTTACAACGATACCCATTACAAGGTCCATCATTACCACGGATCTTCCAACTTTGTTCTGCTGAATCCCACCATACTTTCATATCTTCACCAGCGGTTGGTAAAGCTGAACCACCAACCCATGCAAAACCTAATATATGGGCTAATTGGGCGGCAGGGATAATGAAATTATCTTTATTATTTAATAGGTTCCATTCAACTCGTTTTTTTGTTCCTTCATCAATGTAAATAGGGTCAAATTTATTGATCTCTGTTTTTACATTTAATGGATAACAAACGGCTGAATCTGCGGTACCTTTTTTTATTTCACCTTGATAACCTGGACCCATAATAATCCAACCATCAGCTAAAGTGACATAACCCCATTTACCTAATTTATTCATAATAAAGTCTTTTGCTCTCAAAGCTTCATCACGTGTTACCGTTCTAAACCCTGGTTTACATGTTTCTGCGCCAAGACCATAGTGGATTTCAGTTTGATCAGAATAAAATGTGGATGATTCGGAAGCTTCAACTGAAGATATGCTACCAAAAGCAGATAAACATAGGAGTGATATAAGTGTTTTATTCATAAAGTCCTTCTTTATTTTTGATATTTATGTTTCGGATAAAAAATAAAAGTTCGAAATTATTAAAACAAAAAATTTATAAATTAATAGGGGTAATTAGAATTTTTGGGATTCTCATTCATAATATAAGTGAATGTTAATTAATTAAACTATAAATCACGTTCAAAAGTGTGTTCTATTTTAATAATTAATTTTTATTTAGATATTAATTGTAGCGAATAAAGTTTAATTTAATCTTGCTTATTTACTGCGTGATGTATCAGTTTGAATTTATTTCATCTACTCATATTGTTAATTATCCTTGAGGTTATAATAATAATGGAATTAAAGTCAAATTTTTATAAAATTATGCGGTTAAATAAATAAATTACCTTTCATCAATATTATTAATGTATATATTCGATGATTCATCACAGGTATATATAAAGCAAATGTCATTTTATTTTTATATGTCTCTATTGGTGTTATAAGAAGTAACAAAATAAACATTTAAGTAACATAAATTAAACGGTTGGATATATTATGAAATTAAACCACGCTAAACTTTTATTAAGTCTTGCTATATTTTCACCGACATTATTTGCGGCTGCAAATGAAGTTGAACATACAGATACAGCCTTATTTGATAAGCAAGTGATTAAGTTATCACCTTTATCTGATGTTAGATCTAGCATTAACGAAACTAGTGCAGAACAGTATATTTCTGTTTTACAAAAACATCGTAGTAGCGCTACTTTTGAAGCCAAATTAACAGAACTTACTCTTGCTAAAATAAAAATGGCTGATGGGAATGTTTATAATCGTATTTTGTTACCAGATGGTGCCGCACCAAATGACCCTGGAAAGCCAAACCTAACAGGTTATCGCCAGCTAATTCAGATACCAGATGGAGCTCAATTAGAGCTCGATATTCAACATGTCGAATGGTCAAAAACATATAGCGATATGGTGGTTGATCCTGTTCAGCTCCCTTTCCCTGATGTAGTAGAAGAAAACGGAAATCGACCAGACCAAAACATGCCATTTGTTAAAGATGAAACGGCCTATCAAGCATTAGCTGAACACTCACTTCCTGTAATTTCTGTGGTTGAGACAATACGCGTTCGTGGTCAAAGTTATGCGGTAATCTCATATCGCCCAATTGATTTTAATCCAATAGAAAAAACGGTCCGATTTGCACAAAATGTTCGCTTTAATGTTAACTATGTTTTATCTGATACCGCAGAACCAAAGCGTCAAGATAAACTTAGTTTTGATAAAAATAATGGGTCAGCGATTGATTTAAATAGCGAACATATAGATGTTATAGATAAACAGAATTCAAATAATAATGCGGTATTAACACCCGCTCAAAAAGCCGATTATTTGATTATTACTGCTGATAGATTTGAAGAAACATTAGTTCCTTTCGTTGAATGGAAGCGTAAAAAAGGTTACCAAGTTCATGTCGCGACGATCACAGAGGTTGGTAATACTCAAGATAAAATAAAAAACTATATTAAAAACTCGTATAGTAAAGGAACAATGACATCTTATGTGCTTTTGGTCGGGGATCATGAAGATGTGCCTGCTTATGAGGTAGTAGGGCATCCTTATCATGGTGATGCACACCGTTGGCATACAGATTATGAATATGCATTGGTTGATGGAGATGATAATTATGCAGATATCGTACTAGGCCGTTTTCCTGGAGATACCGAAGCACAAATTACAACTATGGTTAACCGTAGCTTGAATTATGATAAAAACCCAACTGATTCAGATCGTTATAATCATGTTTTACTAGCAGGACAATATCAAGATAGCAACGATAACAAAGTTGCAGATCGGATGTTTATGGAAGATCTTCATCGTGCTGCTGATTTTTTAGGGGCAGATTATGATTTCTTCTCAGGTGAAGGTGATTTATTTAGTAAAGGATATCAAATCCATACGGCATTACAGTGGGATGCAGATTTAACTAAAGAATTAAAATATGGTGGTTGGAATTATGGTACTGCTCGCGTTACACCACCTAAAACGGTTCCACAGGTTTGGAAAGATCAAGGTAACGGAAACCATATTCAAATTGCAGATGCTATTAATCAAGGTGTGGGGTTTGTTATGCATCGAGACCATGGTTATGGTGACGGTTCTGGTTGGGCTGACCCTCATTATACGGCAACGGAAGTAAACGCTCTAACTAATAACATGGCTCCATTTGTATTTAGCTTAAACTGTGCAACAGGTTGGTTTGATGGTAAGGACTCGTTTGCAGAATCGTGGATGCGTAACGCGAATGGCGGTGCTGTTGGATTTACAGGTGCTGTGAGAGTCAGTTACTCTGGCTATAACGATTTAATGCATGCTGCTATTTTAGATAGTCTATGGGATGACTATGATGGTAATTGGTCGAGTGATATTTATCCTGTTTCATGGCGACCAGCTATGGCTGTAAACCGAGCGAAAGATCGTCTTTTTGGACATTATGGCACGCAGAATAATACTGCAGTATTAACTTCACGTTTCTTTAGCTGGTTTGGTGATCCAGAACTTGAGCTAAGAACTGAAAGACCAAGTGAGCTTACCGTAACTTACCCAGCACAATTGCAGAAAACATCGCAAGCAACTTTTGATGTTATTGTCCGTGAAGGAGGTGATCGTTTAGCAAAAGCTCGCGTTGCATTAGTAACAACCTCTGGCCAATCTTATGTTGTTACAACAGATGAGAATGGCGTTGCTCAATTTGATATGCCAGTAGAAGGCAATATGAGCTTAACGGTAACAGAGCATAATGCCAAAGCATACCAAGGAAACATACAAGTAGAAAATGATGGTTTGAAAGCTAATGTTGGTAAGGATATTACCGTGCAAGCGCATCAATGGGTTGCTTTAGATGGTACTCAATCAATTATTCCTAAAGGGAGCGATGTTACGTACTTATGGCAACAAATTTCAGGACCTAAAGTACGTATTGATTATGCAAACAGCCGATATGCTTATGCTATCAGCCCTAATGATGGCTCTGTTGTACAATTTAAATTAACTATAACAGATAAATCAGGTGTATCTGATTCTGCAATTAAAACGATCACAGTTGGTGTAATGGATAATAACAAAGCACCTATTGCAGTTGTTCAAGATATATTGAGTAGCCCCAATCAATGGGCTGCATTAGATGGTACAGAATCATCAGATCCTGACGGTAATGTTGTAAGTTATCAATGGGAACAAATTAGTGGACCTAAAACAGAAATTGCATATCCAAATACTCGATATGCGTATGTATTAACGCCACATATTGAAAGCTCGTTAACATTTAAATTAACCGTAACAGATAATGAAGGAAAAACATCATCTTCAAATGTCACAGTGACTGTTAAAAGTTAATTCGTTTATCTTTTATTTAGTCTTTTTTAGGTAGATAGAACCTTTAGATAGATTAAAGGTTCTTAATTAAAGGTAAAGTAAGGTTGGGGAAACCTTACTTTACCGATAAATACTATTAGCTTGTTTATTATATTAATGCTTCACACAGTAAAGAAATAGGATGAATCGTAGTAACATTAGTATTTTCTTCTATTTGCCATTTACACGTTTCACAATCGGTAATTGCATAATCTGGTTTTGCCGCCTTTATTTGGTCAAAGATATTCTTACCAATAGCGATAGAGGTATCGTAATTCTCTGTTTTAAAACCGTAAGTTCCAGCTAAACCACAGCATTCACTGTCTAATACTTGCACTTCTAATCCTGGAATTGCACGTAACAATTCGATGGTGTAAATATTGCCGCCACTGCGTTCTAAATGACAAGGCGTATGGTAGACAATCTTCTTATTAAGTGATTTCATTTTAGGGCCTCGACCGTTCATGATCTCTTTTAATAAAAAGCGCGTAACGTATTCTATTTTCTTCGCTACCTTGCTGTTATCGACATCTAATACGTGTGGATACTCTTGTTGTAAGGTGAATGAACAGGTAGAAGAGGTCGATAAAATCGGCACATCTCTACGCTCAATCGCAGCTTCTAAATTAGCAACATTAAACTCGGCGTTTTTCTGTGCTTTTTTATGAAAGCCGTTAGCAATAAGAGGAACACCACAACATTTTTCTTTATCTAATAACTGCACGCCAATATGCATGTTATTCATAACACGGATAAAGTCTTTCCCTAGTTGAGGGTGGTTATAGTTTACAAAGCATCCGTGAAAATAGTGGACTTGTTGTTGGTAAATTGATTGATCTGATACTTCTTTTTTATACCAACGGCGGAACGTTCCGTGAGAATACTTAGGCAGTGATTTGTGATCATGGACACCAATGGTTTTGTGCATCATTTTTTTTACTAAGGGTACGCTTGTGACGGCGTTTACAATAGGGGCAACAGGTGTTGCTACCGAGCCAAATAGATCAGTATGACTTAGTACAAAATCACGGATACCCTTCATGTTATAAGTAGGCTTCCCGTGTTTACCACGAGCAACTGCAATCATGTCACCAATTTTAACTCCTGACGGACAAGCGGTTTCGCAACGTTTGCAATTGGTGCAGAGTTTTAAGGTTTCGTCATAGTATTCTGGGCTTTTAAAGCGTAAACGCTCGCCATCAGGACCACATTGTTTTGGGCCGGGGTAATCAGGATTCTCTTTAGCAACAGGGCAGTACACAGTACATACGGTGCATTTTAAACACTGATCAAAGCTGGTATTAGCGGGTGCTCTAAAAATTAAGTTATCCTTGGAAAAACGATCTTTAAGTAAATCACCTTTTAATAGATCAGAACGAAATAATGGGCTGCTCATAATGCGACCTCTTGTTGTTTTTCTGTTTGGTTAGTGGACAAAAATTCAGGTTTGATTTGCTTGATTATTGATTCTGCAGCATGAAAGCCAGAGCTAATTGCCACACCACTGCCGCTGCCTTCTAATACAGGGTTATAACCAGATAAGATGGCACCTGCACAGTAGAAGTTATCAATAACATGACCTGATTTTATCGCTTGTAGTTGTGGCGTCGTTTTTACACCCATACTTAAAAATGGGTGTGATTGTGGACTAAAAAAAGCAGAGCTGTACCAATCTGTGCGAGAAGCCGTTTGGTCCATATCTAAACCAAAAATAGGTTCTTCCATTGAATCTGCACTTGCTTTTAAGCCTTGGCTAAAGAAGCTGCCGGTTGCAAGTACAAACTGTTTTGCTTGCAGTGGGAAGTCGCCATGATTTTTAGTGAAGATACGGTTTAATCGGTAATGTGAATGCTCAGGATCTTGTTTATTAACATAAGAGAACTCACCTTGAATAACGTGGTCCCCATTGAGTAGGGTTCCACCTTGTTCAATGAAAGCGTGTTTCATGGTTTCCTCTAATCGAATACCTAACAATGACGGTGGCATTGTTGGAACTTCACATAAAGTTAATTGAGTTAATGCTTCAATCTCTTTTAAAAGCCCCAATCCTTTGCCATTGCCAAAAATAGCAGGAATAACGACAAGATCGCCGGGATTAGCGTGTTGCTGTAATGCGTGTGCAAACTCTTGCAAGTTCGCTCGTTTTGCTAATAATCGAGAAAGATCAATGGATCGTAATTCACAGTGATTACGTTGAATGTCATTAAACGCAGACAAAGAGACGGTTGCTGTTGAAATTTCAACATCAGATAATTGAGTGATCTGCTTTAAGTTATCTTGCGCTAACTTTGGTTGAAAATCACGAAAGCCATCAATCGTCACTAATACGATTTTTTGCATTGTATTGCTTTCTAATGCCATTGGGAATTGATGAACAAAAGGTTGCGATAACCATGTTGATTTCATTGTACCTAAAGGTGTTAATCGATAATGATTGCATCCGTTTGCTTGGGAAGCTAATGGAACACCAATACTAGATAACGTCGCTTGGTACCAATCAATAGCACGGTTTACCGTTTCTTTTCCTAATGTGGCATAAGGGTGCTCAGGATAATGAGTCGAAAAGCCATCAATTGCTGACATAGGGTCGATAACATGCGTGCCGTCAGGTGTTTTTGCTAATACATCAACAGAACCTGATGAGAAATGCAGGGCACTTTGACCAGAGGCAATCACGGCTGTTTTTAATCCGGCTTCTAAGCAGCGAAGAGCACAGCTTAATCCTGCCATGCCGCCGCCAATGATAATGGTATCGAAATTCATAATGTTGCCTCTTGTTCTTTTTGTTGTTGAGACGTCTCTGTTTGTTCTGACGTTATAGCGGTATCAGGATTGGTGTTCACGGTTGGTATATCGCTTGCACCAAATAAGCCTTCATAAATCCAATAGCTAAATTCAGCCTCACGCAGAGCATCACCCCAGAAAACGGGTTTGATACCTTTCCAGCGTTCTTCTAAAAAGTGAGTCAATAATTGGCTAGATTGATTGCCAGAGACTTGGCCGCATTCTTCAAAAAGCCCCGCAGCACGGTAGGTACATAGTTCACCTTGGCAAGGCCCCATCCCTAAACGAGTACGACGACGAAGATCGACTAAGTTGTGCACATCTAACTGGTTGATGGCATAGTTGATTTCACCTTGAGTTACCATTTCACACTCACAGATCACCGCTTGATCTTTGGCATTATCAGTTAAGAAACGTTGTGCTCGTTCACCATGACGATATACCGCACTTTGATAAACGGGTTTTGCTAGGCTTGCTGTTTTTTTCGCTTGAATAGAAGCACTGTTTGAACCTGGGAGTGGACGAAGATGAGTGGTACATTCTTGAGTGTTTCTTAGTTTTTTAGCTACAAGATCGGTGGTCATCTCAGCCATCAAGCGTGAAGTCATTAACTTGCCACCTGTAATGGTCGTAAATCCGTTCAGTCCATCTTTTTCACCATGATCAAGCAGTACAATCCCACGGCTTATATTACGGCCAGAACCATCATCATCAACAGCGACTAGCGGACGCACACCAGCATAAGCACGAAGTACTCGAGTATTCGCCATGATCGGTGCAAGTTTCGCGCCTTCGCTTAGCAGGATATCCACTTCTTTAGCGCTAACGTGAAGGTCATCTATTTTGTCATAATCAATATGCTCTGATGTGGTTCCTATTAATGAAATAGTGTCACCCGGTACTAAAATGTCGGCATCAGAAGGTTTACGGCAACGGTTTATTACTAAGTTATTAATACGATAATCTAAGATCAGTAATGAGCCTTTCGCTGGGAACATCTTGATACTCAAATCAGCGTATTCACAAATGTTTTGTCCCCAAATACCTGCGGCATTAATCACTTCTGAAGCAAATATTTGGGTTTTCTTATTGGTTCTTGTATCAATGCAATTCACACCTAATACGGTATCTTGATGGCGAATAAGAGAAGTAACATGAGTGTGAGTGAGCAAACGCGCACCATTTTCTTTCGCATCAAGTACATTTGCCGCACATAAACGAAAAGGGTCAAGTGTTCCATCTGGCACTTGAACCGCACCAATTAGATTAGGATTGACGTTTGGCTCAAGTAATAAGGCTTCTTTAGGCGTGAGTTGTTTTGCTTCAATACCAGCAACTTGGCATGACTCAATAAAC is a window of Aliivibrio wodanis DNA encoding:
- the glpC gene encoding anaerobic glycerol-3-phosphate dehydrogenase subunit C; translated protein: MSSPLFRSDLLKGDLLKDRFSKDNLIFRAPANTSFDQCLKCTVCTVYCPVAKENPDYPGPKQCGPDGERLRFKSPEYYDETLKLCTNCKRCETACPSGVKIGDMIAVARGKHGKPTYNMKGIRDFVLSHTDLFGSVATPVAPIVNAVTSVPLVKKMMHKTIGVHDHKSLPKYSHGTFRRWYKKEVSDQSIYQQQVHYFHGCFVNYNHPQLGKDFIRVMNNMHIGVQLLDKEKCCGVPLIANGFHKKAQKNAEFNVANLEAAIERRDVPILSTSSTCSFTLQQEYPHVLDVDNSKVAKKIEYVTRFLLKEIMNGRGPKMKSLNKKIVYHTPCHLERSGGNIYTIELLRAIPGLEVQVLDSECCGLAGTYGFKTENYDTSIAIGKNIFDQIKAAKPDYAITDCETCKWQIEENTNVTTIHPISLLCEALI
- the glpB gene encoding anaerobic glycerol-3-phosphate dehydrogenase subunit B; this translates as MNFDTIIIGGGMAGLSCALRCLEAGLKTAVIASGQSALHFSSGSVDVLAKTPDGTHVIDPMSAIDGFSTHYPEHPYATLGKETVNRAIDWYQATLSSIGVPLASQANGCNHYRLTPLGTMKSTWLSQPFVHQFPMALESNTMQKIVLVTIDGFRDFQPKLAQDNLKQITQLSDVEISTATVSLSAFNDIQRNHCELRSIDLSRLLAKRANLQEFAHALQQHANPGDLVVIPAIFGNGKGLGLLKEIEALTQLTLCEVPTMPPSLLGIRLEETMKHAFIEQGGTLLNGDHVIQGEFSYVNKQDPEHSHYRLNRIFTKNHGDFPLQAKQFVLATGSFFSQGLKASADSMEEPIFGLDMDQTASRTDWYSSAFFSPQSHPFLSMGVKTTPQLQAIKSGHVIDNFYCAGAILSGYNPVLEGSGSGVAISSGFHAAESIIKQIKPEFLSTNQTEKQQEVAL
- the glpA gene encoding anaerobic glycerol-3-phosphate dehydrogenase subunit A → MNKASRLETSVIIIGGGATGTGIMRDCALRGIDCILIEKDDLASGTTGRNHGLLHSGARYAVTDNESAKECIHENKILKNIAKHCVEDTQGLFISLPDDDLDFQKQFIESCQVAGIEAKQLTPKEALLLEPNVNPNLIGAVQVPDGTLDPFRLCAANVLDAKENGARLLTHTHVTSLIRHQDTVLGVNCIDTRTNKKTQIFASEVINAAGIWGQNICEYADLSIKMFPAKGSLLILDYRINNLVINRCRKPSDADILVPGDTISLIGTTSEHIDYDKIDDLHVSAKEVDILLSEGAKLAPIMANTRVLRAYAGVRPLVAVDDDGSGRNISRGIVLLDHGEKDGLNGFTTITGGKLMTSRLMAEMTTDLVAKKLRNTQECTTHLRPLPGSNSASIQAKKTASLAKPVYQSAVYRHGERAQRFLTDNAKDQAVICECEMVTQGEINYAINQLDVHNLVDLRRRTRLGMGPCQGELCTYRAAGLFEECGQVSGNQSSQLLTHFLEERWKGIKPVFWGDALREAEFSYWIYEGLFGASDIPTVNTNPDTAITSEQTETSQQQKEQEATL